The Arachis hypogaea cultivar Tifrunner chromosome 16, arahy.Tifrunner.gnm2.J5K5, whole genome shotgun sequence genome contains a region encoding:
- the LOC140180195 gene encoding uncharacterized protein: MGATSFTERILRAKLPKGFDKPTDMKYDGTKDPQEYLTAFEARMNLEGAADAVRCRAFLVTLAGPAIKWFNALPNGSITGFYDISQKFMAQFTTRITKAKHPVSLLGVTQRKDESMTKYLDRFNDECLTVDRLTDSVASLCLTNGLMNEDIRKHLTTRLLWSMHEIQGVAKEYINDEEVSQVVAANKWTQDCFDLKDALEQAIRDGKLPEFAKIIREPKCAKRDRSPERKGRNLRTQRQAPRESPETDPTIIVNVITGKDTPGKSKSTLKKDLKILAVRNQTPTVTIGNAITFFPKDCQHGTSAEDAPFVISAKIGTVLVRRILVDTGADFNILFRGSFDKLELRNDNLQTHHNGVTGLGENFLKPDGSIVLRLTIRTENQRKTILSEFWSSRTPPLTMLSLKGK; the protein is encoded by the exons ATGGGAGCTACTTCCTTTACCGAAAGAATTCTGAGAGCAAAACTCCCTAAGGGTTTCGACAAGCCCACGGATATGAAGTATGACGGAACCAAAGATCCCCAGGAATacctaacggccttcgaggccaggatgaacctagaaggggCCGCCGATGCGGTTCGATGCAGGGCCTTCCTTGTAACCCTAGCCGGGCCCGCGATTAAATGGTTTAATGCCCTTCCCAACGGATCCATAACTGGATTCTACGATATCTCGCAAAAATTCATGGCCCAATTCACCACCAGAATCACAAAAGCCAAGCACCCCGTCAGCTTGTTGGGAGTTACCCAGAGAAAGGACGAGTCCATGACAAAATACCTTGAccgcttcaacgacgaatgcttgaCGGTCGATAGACTCACGGACTCAGTCGCAAGCCTTTGTCTAACTAACGGACTCATGAATGAAGACATTCggaaacacctcaccaccagACTGTTGTGGTCCATGCACGAGATCCAGGGCGTCGCAAAGGAGTACATAAACGACGAAGAAGTAAGCCAAGTCGTAGCCGCCAATAAATG GACACAAGACTGTTTTGACTTAAAAGATGCTCTCGAACAAGCTATACGAGATGGCAAGCTCCCCGAGTTCGCCAAAATCATCAGGGAACCAAAATGCGCAAAAAGAGACAGATCACCAGAGAGAAAAGGACGCAACCTGAGGACGCAGAGACAAGCCCCCAGGGAAAGCCCAGAGACAGACCCGACCATAATCGTAAACGTCATCACAGGCAAAGACACCCCGGGAAAATCGAAATCAACACTCAAGAAGGATCTCAAGATCTTGGCAGTCAGAAACCAAACCCCAACCGTCACCATTGGTAACGCAATAACATTCTTTCCTAAGGACTGCCAACACGGCACCTCGGCGGAAGACGCCCCGTTCGTCATCTCGGCAAAGATTGGAACCGTGCTAGTTAGAAGAATACTGGTGGACACGGGAGCAGACTTCAACATCCTTTTCAGAGGATCCTTTGACAAGCTCGAACTCCGCAACGACAACCTCCAGACACACCATAATGGAGTCACCGGACTCGGAGAGAACTTCCTCAAGCCAGACGGTTCCATCGTCCTCCGCCTCACCATAAGGACAgaaaaccaaaggaagacaatcCTATCCGAGTTCTGGTCCTCAAGGACTCCACCGCTTACAATGTTATCCTTGAAAGGAAAATAA